From Streptomyces griseorubiginosus, one genomic window encodes:
- a CDS encoding aminotransferase — MGLPSTDWLVRPVAPIDEATAAAVLAARFGVHGSVRDLGSQQDRNYRVRGGTGEYVLKIANSATGQDELRAQCAAVEHLARALPDVRLPRARPGTDGDVVQPFTADGVRLDCRLLEFVPGEPIMDSRYLAPVVVARLGELAGRIAAALADFTASDPDRFRPWDLRNALAVVETLAPHCPDRARADQALSAARTAHALVEPHAGGLPVQFVHGDITDNNVVCETAPDGRRMPVGVIDFGDLGTGWTVAELAVACTSVLHHHGAGPTSVLPAVHAFDAVRPLTDGELAVLWPLVVLRAAVLVVSGQYDVLQDPDNGYASAALDREWAMFEAAVSVPAEVMTAHLRESLGRPRPSVTTVATHPLVPELPDSVIELDLSTESELLHSGRWLDADAEAVLASGLAAARTRHGEFRLTRTTVDTMDAPATCALGVDLYLAGPSRVHAPWDGTLTRHPDGTISLRGEGPTLWLYGVDSGAEHGPTAAGQLLGTVAERDGTHVLGLQLCELAERPPRFATPDLAAGRLALSPDPTHLLNGRGAGEPPAEKDLLARRDRAFATVQEHYYDRPPRIERGWRHHLVDTRGRAYLDMLNNVTILGHGHPALSDAVHRQWQRLNTNSRFHYGSVVELSERLTALLPAELDTVFLVNSGSEAVDLALRLAWAATGRQDTVAVEEAYHGWTYASDAVSTSIADNPNALSSRPSWIHTVAAPNSYRGRHRGAEAWRYGTEAAERIAELAEQDRRPGAFICEPFYGNAGGIPLPDGYLRQVYEATRAVGGLCIADEVQVGYGRLGTHFWGFEQQGVVPDIVTVAKGMGNGHPLGAVITRREIADAYRTQGYFFSSAGGSPVSSVVGLTVLDVLRDERLQENALDVGGYLKERLEQLALRHPLIGAVHGSGLYLGVEFVRDPGTLEPATEETAAICDRLRELGVIVQPTSDRQCVLKIKPPLCLTRRSADVFVTALDDVLTNGW; from the coding sequence ATGGGCCTTCCGTCCACGGACTGGCTGGTGCGACCCGTCGCGCCGATCGACGAGGCCACCGCGGCGGCGGTACTGGCGGCGCGGTTCGGCGTGCACGGCAGCGTGCGGGACCTGGGCAGCCAGCAGGACCGCAACTACCGGGTGCGCGGTGGGACGGGGGAGTACGTCCTCAAGATCGCCAACTCCGCGACCGGGCAGGACGAACTCCGCGCCCAGTGCGCCGCCGTAGAGCACCTGGCCCGTGCCCTCCCGGACGTTCGGCTGCCGCGGGCCCGGCCCGGGACCGACGGTGACGTGGTGCAGCCCTTCACCGCCGACGGTGTCCGGCTCGACTGCCGGCTCCTGGAGTTCGTGCCGGGCGAGCCCATCATGGACAGCCGCTACCTCGCCCCCGTGGTCGTCGCCCGGCTGGGCGAACTCGCCGGACGGATCGCCGCCGCCCTCGCCGACTTCACCGCCTCCGACCCCGACCGCTTCCGGCCGTGGGACCTGCGCAACGCCCTCGCCGTGGTCGAGACCCTCGCCCCGCACTGCCCCGACCGGGCCCGCGCCGACCAGGCCCTGAGCGCCGCCCGGACGGCCCACGCGCTCGTGGAGCCCCACGCCGGGGGGCTGCCGGTGCAGTTCGTCCACGGCGACATCACCGACAACAACGTCGTCTGCGAGACCGCGCCGGACGGCCGCCGGATGCCGGTCGGCGTCATCGACTTCGGAGACCTCGGCACCGGCTGGACCGTGGCCGAACTCGCGGTGGCCTGCACCTCGGTGCTCCACCACCACGGCGCCGGACCGACGTCCGTCCTGCCCGCCGTCCATGCCTTCGACGCCGTACGCCCCCTCACCGACGGGGAGTTGGCCGTACTGTGGCCGCTCGTCGTGCTGCGGGCCGCCGTCCTGGTGGTCAGCGGGCAGTACGACGTCCTCCAGGACCCCGACAACGGGTACGCGTCCGCCGCCCTGGACCGGGAGTGGGCCATGTTCGAGGCCGCCGTCTCGGTCCCGGCGGAGGTGATGACGGCCCACCTGCGCGAGTCCCTCGGCCGCCCCCGGCCGTCGGTCACGACCGTGGCCACGCACCCGCTGGTGCCGGAACTCCCCGACTCCGTCATCGAGTTGGACCTCTCCACCGAGAGCGAGCTGCTGCACTCGGGCCGGTGGCTCGACGCGGACGCCGAGGCCGTCCTGGCCTCCGGCCTCGCGGCGGCCCGCACCCGGCACGGCGAGTTCCGCCTCACCCGGACGACCGTCGACACCATGGACGCCCCCGCGACCTGCGCCCTCGGCGTGGACCTCTACCTCGCGGGCCCGTCGAGGGTGCACGCGCCCTGGGACGGCACGCTCACCCGCCACCCCGACGGCACGATCAGCCTGCGCGGCGAGGGACCCACCCTCTGGCTGTACGGCGTCGACAGCGGTGCCGAACATGGCCCGACCGCCGCCGGACAACTCCTCGGCACGGTCGCCGAACGCGACGGCACCCACGTCCTCGGCCTCCAGCTGTGCGAACTCGCCGAGCGCCCGCCCCGTTTCGCCACCCCCGACCTCGCCGCCGGCCGGCTCGCGCTCAGCCCGGACCCCACGCACCTGCTCAACGGGCGAGGGGCCGGGGAGCCGCCCGCCGAGAAAGACCTCCTCGCCCGCCGCGACCGAGCTTTCGCCACGGTCCAGGAGCACTACTACGACCGGCCGCCCCGCATCGAACGCGGCTGGCGCCACCACCTCGTCGACACCCGCGGCCGCGCCTACCTCGACATGCTCAACAACGTCACCATCCTCGGCCACGGGCACCCCGCGCTGAGCGACGCCGTGCACCGCCAGTGGCAGCGCCTGAACACCAACTCCCGTTTCCACTACGGCTCCGTGGTGGAACTCTCCGAGCGGCTCACCGCGCTCCTGCCCGCCGAACTCGACACCGTCTTCCTCGTCAACAGCGGCTCCGAGGCGGTGGACCTCGCACTGCGGCTCGCCTGGGCCGCCACCGGACGGCAGGACACGGTCGCGGTCGAGGAGGCCTACCACGGATGGACGTACGCGAGCGACGCCGTCTCGACCTCGATCGCCGACAACCCGAACGCCCTCTCCTCGCGCCCGAGTTGGATCCACACCGTCGCCGCGCCCAACTCCTACCGCGGCCGGCACCGGGGCGCCGAGGCATGGCGGTACGGCACGGAGGCCGCCGAGCGGATCGCCGAACTCGCCGAACAGGACCGCCGGCCCGGCGCCTTCATCTGTGAGCCCTTCTACGGCAACGCGGGCGGCATCCCCCTCCCGGACGGCTACCTCCGGCAGGTCTACGAGGCCACCCGTGCCGTCGGCGGGCTGTGCATCGCCGACGAGGTGCAGGTCGGCTACGGCCGGCTCGGCACCCACTTCTGGGGGTTCGAGCAGCAAGGCGTCGTCCCGGACATCGTCACCGTGGCCAAGGGCATGGGCAACGGGCACCCCCTGGGCGCCGTGATCACCCGGCGGGAGATCGCCGACGCCTACCGCACCCAGGGCTACTTCTTCTCCTCCGCCGGGGGCAGCCCGGTCAGCAGCGTCGTCGGCCTGACCGTCCTCGACGTGCTGCGGGACGAGCGGCTCCAGGAGAACGCCTTGGACGTGGGCGGGTACTTGAAGGAGCGGCTGGAGCAACTCGCCCTGCGACACCCGCTGATCGGCGCGGTGCACGGCTCTGGGCTGTATCTGGGCGTCGAGTTCGTCCGGGACCCCGGGACCCTGGAGCCGGCGACCGAGGAGACCGCAGCGATCTGCGACCGGCTGCGGGAACTCGGTGTGATCGTCCAGCCGACCTCGGACCGGCAGTGCGTGCTGAAGATCAAGCCGCCGCTGTGTCTGACCCGCCGGAGCGCCGACGTGTTCGTCACGGCCCTGGACGACGTCCTGACGAACGGCTGGTGA
- a CDS encoding DMT family transporter, with product MNTPSASLAQLVPGMIGMTVVGSSVTVSHTLVDAPLFTTQAVRYLAATVILVLLARVAGVRPVWPRGREWLWLTGLAVTGLVLFNVAVVRGVAHAEPAVIAVAVACVPLVLGVVGPLLEGRRPSRQVLIAAPVVMAGAVLVEGTGRTDAAGVAWAGLALGCEAAFTLLAVPVLARHTPWGVSIHATWIGGVLLTVLGVPLEGPTAVREVTAGQWVAAGYLTLMVTAVAFVLWYSTVRAVGAGRAGLLTGIAPLAAAVAGAVSGTGVPGPSVWLGIAVVIVGLVMGLRPRPVPAVEVSPAPPPANPLPSNLTSPLDASGPYL from the coding sequence ATGAACACACCTTCCGCCTCGTTGGCCCAGTTGGTCCCCGGCATGATCGGGATGACTGTGGTGGGCAGCAGCGTCACCGTCTCGCACACTCTGGTGGACGCCCCGCTGTTCACCACCCAGGCCGTCCGCTATCTGGCCGCGACCGTGATCCTCGTCCTCCTCGCCCGGGTCGCCGGTGTCCGTCCGGTGTGGCCGCGCGGACGGGAGTGGCTGTGGCTGACCGGGCTCGCCGTCACCGGTCTGGTGCTGTTCAACGTGGCCGTGGTCCGGGGCGTAGCGCACGCGGAGCCCGCGGTGATCGCCGTGGCGGTGGCGTGCGTTCCGCTGGTGCTCGGGGTGGTGGGACCGCTGCTGGAGGGACGCAGGCCGAGTCGGCAGGTGCTGATCGCGGCGCCCGTCGTGATGGCGGGCGCGGTGCTGGTGGAGGGGACGGGCCGTACGGACGCGGCCGGGGTGGCCTGGGCCGGGCTGGCCCTGGGGTGCGAGGCCGCGTTCACGCTGCTCGCGGTGCCGGTGCTGGCGCGGCACACGCCCTGGGGGGTGTCGATCCACGCGACCTGGATCGGCGGTGTGCTGCTGACGGTTCTCGGCGTCCCCCTCGAAGGCCCCACGGCGGTACGGGAGGTGACGGCCGGTCAGTGGGTGGCCGCCGGGTATCTGACGCTGATGGTGACGGCGGTCGCGTTCGTGCTGTGGTACTCGACGGTCCGTGCGGTGGGGGCCGGGCGGGCCGGGCTGCTCACCGGTATCGCTCCCCTGGCGGCGGCGGTCGCCGGTGCGGTCTCCGGCACGGGCGTGCCGGGGCCGTCGGTGTGGCTGGGCATCGCGGTGGTGATCGTGGGTCTGGTGATGGGCCTGCGGCCGCGGCCCGTGCCCGCCGTGGAGGTCTCCCCGGCACCTCCCCCGGCCAACCCCCTTCCCTCAAACCTTACTTCACCTCTTGACGCAAGTGGTCCATACCTTTAG
- a CDS encoding RICIN domain-containing protein, translating to MPTRPRLPRSGAAALVTAAAASLLTFAPAPASAATALPTGFSTVMNAASGRCLDARSAGTANGTVVQQYACNGTTAQQWSFTATGDGYVRIENRNNTAQVVDVADVSTADSAPVHLWTYGGGANQQWLPVDEGGGAYRFVNRNSGKCLDDPGASTADSVQFVQYTCNGSAAQRFQVVPVTPSAGNPDLGPNVVVFDPSTPSSTIQSRLDSIFQQQETNQFGTQRYAVLFKPGSYTANANVGFYTQVAGLGLTPDAVTVNGAVHAEADWFQGNATQNFWRGAENLSVNPTGGGDRWAVSQAAAYRRMHLRGNLALDDNGWSSGGLLADTKIDGQVNSGSQQQWLTRNSQLGSWTGANWNMVFVGSQGVPGTSFPNPPYTTVAQSPVSREKPFLYVDGDGSYKVFVPSVRSSSAGTSWSGGSPAGSSLSLDTFYVVKPGASAADINAALAAGKNLLVTPGVYHLNQTLQVNRANTVVLGLGLATFVPDNGVTAMKVADVDGVKVAGVLFDAGTTNSPTLMEVGPAGSAASHAANPTSLHDVYFRVGGAGVGRATTSLVINSDDVIGDHMWIWRADHGSGVGWTTNTADTGLIVNGDNVTAYGLFVEHYQKYQTVWNGNGGRTYFYQNEMPYDPPNQAAWMNGSTQGYAAYKVADSVTSHQAYGLGSYCYFNVNPGVAAERAIEAPNRTGVRFQSMVTVSLGGTGTIRHVVNGTGGPSNSSTNVANLTSYP from the coding sequence ATGCCGACCCGCCCACGCCTCCCCAGATCCGGCGCCGCCGCGCTCGTCACGGCGGCCGCCGCGTCCCTTCTGACGTTCGCTCCCGCACCCGCGAGCGCGGCCACCGCGCTTCCCACCGGCTTCTCTACTGTCATGAACGCGGCAAGTGGGCGCTGTCTCGACGCCCGGTCGGCCGGCACCGCCAACGGCACCGTCGTCCAGCAGTACGCGTGCAACGGCACCACGGCCCAGCAGTGGAGTTTCACCGCCACCGGCGACGGCTACGTCCGCATCGAGAACCGCAACAACACCGCGCAGGTCGTGGACGTGGCCGACGTCTCCACCGCCGACAGCGCGCCGGTGCATCTGTGGACCTACGGCGGCGGCGCCAACCAGCAGTGGCTGCCCGTCGACGAGGGCGGCGGCGCCTACCGGTTCGTCAACCGCAACAGCGGCAAGTGCCTGGACGATCCGGGCGCCTCGACCGCCGACAGCGTGCAGTTCGTGCAGTACACGTGCAACGGCAGCGCGGCCCAGCGCTTCCAGGTGGTCCCGGTGACGCCGTCGGCCGGCAACCCGGACCTCGGCCCGAACGTCGTCGTCTTCGACCCGTCGACGCCGTCCTCGACGATCCAGTCCCGGCTCGACTCGATCTTCCAGCAGCAGGAGACCAACCAGTTCGGCACCCAGCGCTACGCCGTCCTGTTCAAGCCGGGCTCCTACACCGCGAACGCCAACGTCGGCTTCTACACCCAGGTCGCGGGGCTCGGTCTCACGCCGGACGCGGTGACGGTCAACGGCGCGGTGCACGCGGAGGCGGACTGGTTCCAGGGCAACGCGACCCAGAACTTCTGGCGCGGCGCCGAGAACCTCTCCGTCAACCCGACGGGCGGCGGCGACCGTTGGGCGGTCTCGCAGGCGGCGGCCTACCGCCGGATGCACCTGCGCGGCAACCTCGCCCTGGACGACAACGGCTGGTCCAGCGGCGGCCTGCTCGCCGACACGAAGATCGACGGACAGGTCAACTCCGGCAGCCAGCAACAGTGGTTGACCCGCAACTCGCAGCTCGGCAGCTGGACCGGAGCCAACTGGAACATGGTCTTCGTCGGCAGCCAGGGCGTCCCCGGCACCAGCTTCCCCAACCCGCCGTACACCACGGTCGCCCAGTCCCCGGTCAGCCGGGAGAAGCCCTTCCTGTACGTCGACGGTGACGGCTCCTACAAGGTGTTCGTGCCGTCGGTGCGGTCCAGCTCCGCCGGCACCAGCTGGTCCGGCGGCTCCCCGGCCGGGTCCTCGCTGTCCCTCGACACCTTCTACGTCGTGAAGCCGGGCGCGAGTGCCGCGGACATCAACGCGGCGCTGGCGGCGGGCAAGAACCTCCTGGTCACCCCGGGCGTGTACCACCTGAACCAGACGCTCCAGGTGAACCGCGCCAACACCGTCGTCCTCGGTCTGGGCCTCGCCACCTTCGTCCCGGACAACGGCGTCACCGCGATGAAGGTGGCCGACGTCGACGGCGTCAAGGTCGCGGGCGTCCTCTTCGACGCGGGCACCACCAACTCGCCCACCCTGATGGAGGTCGGGCCGGCCGGCTCCGCCGCCTCCCACGCCGCGAACCCGACCTCCCTGCACGACGTGTACTTCCGCGTCGGCGGCGCGGGCGTCGGCAGGGCGACCACCAGCCTCGTGATCAACAGCGACGACGTGATCGGCGACCACATGTGGATCTGGCGCGCCGACCACGGCAGCGGCGTCGGCTGGACCACCAACACCGCGGACACCGGCCTGATCGTCAACGGCGACAACGTCACCGCGTACGGGCTGTTCGTCGAGCACTACCAGAAGTACCAGACCGTCTGGAACGGCAACGGCGGCCGTACGTACTTCTACCAGAACGAGATGCCGTACGACCCGCCCAACCAGGCGGCCTGGATGAACGGTTCGACGCAGGGCTACGCCGCCTACAAGGTCGCCGACTCCGTCACCAGCCACCAGGCCTACGGCCTCGGCAGCTACTGCTACTTCAACGTGAACCCGGGGGTGGCCGCGGAGCGGGCCATCGAGGCACCGAACAGGACGGGCGTGCGCTTCCAGAGCATGGTGACGGTGTCCCTCGGCGGCACAGGCACCATCCGGCACGTCGTGAACGGCACCGGCGGTCCCTCCAACTCCTCGACGAACGTGGCGAATCTGACCAGCTACCCGTAG
- a CDS encoding LacI family DNA-binding transcriptional regulator — MSPSAAEGAVPKGRSRRNFAGSRPVMDDVARLAGVSKQTVSRVLNEHPSVRPETREAVRTAMRTLGYRPSRSARSLASGRTRMLGVISFDAARYGPASILTAINTAAQEAGYLLSSISLDTAEHDTVVEAVGRLSAEGADGVIAIAPQLWVGHALADTRFDTPLVVLENGFDLETERVTGNSREGARKATRHLLGLGHSTVWHIAGPSGWTSADHRLESWRTTLEAAGARVPEPLFGDWSADSGYHLGRRLARRTDVTAVFVSNDQMALGVLHAFHEAGRSVPGDVSVVGYDDIPEAAHLLPPLTTVRTDFAEIGTRALRLLLSRIDERTKPPGPESLVPVDLVVRASSGAAPGR, encoded by the coding sequence ATGAGTCCAAGCGCCGCCGAAGGAGCCGTGCCGAAGGGGCGCAGCCGACGTAACTTCGCGGGGTCGCGTCCGGTCATGGACGACGTGGCCCGGTTGGCCGGGGTCTCCAAGCAGACCGTCTCGCGGGTGCTGAACGAGCATCCCTCCGTGCGTCCCGAGACCCGCGAGGCGGTGCGAACGGCGATGCGGACCCTGGGCTACCGGCCCAGCCGGAGTGCCCGGTCGCTGGCCAGCGGGCGGACCAGGATGCTCGGGGTGATCTCCTTCGACGCGGCCCGCTACGGACCGGCGTCGATCCTCACGGCGATCAACACCGCCGCCCAGGAGGCCGGTTACCTGCTGAGCTCCATCTCCCTCGACACGGCCGAGCACGACACGGTCGTCGAGGCGGTGGGCCGGCTCTCGGCGGAGGGTGCGGACGGGGTGATCGCCATCGCCCCGCAGCTGTGGGTGGGTCACGCCCTGGCGGACACCCGGTTCGACACCCCGCTGGTGGTGCTGGAGAACGGCTTCGACCTCGAGACCGAGCGGGTCACCGGCAACTCGCGGGAGGGCGCCCGCAAGGCCACCCGGCATCTGCTGGGACTCGGCCATTCGACCGTCTGGCACATCGCGGGCCCGAGCGGCTGGACCTCCGCCGACCACCGCCTGGAGAGCTGGCGCACGACCCTGGAGGCGGCCGGTGCGCGGGTCCCCGAGCCGCTGTTCGGGGACTGGAGCGCCGACTCCGGCTACCACCTGGGCCGGCGGCTGGCCCGGCGCACCGACGTCACCGCGGTGTTCGTCTCCAACGACCAGATGGCCCTCGGAGTCCTGCACGCCTTCCACGAGGCAGGCCGTTCGGTGCCGGGTGACGTCAGTGTGGTGGGCTACGACGACATCCCCGAGGCCGCGCATCTGCTGCCGCCGCTGACGACCGTGCGCACCGACTTCGCAGAGATCGGCACGCGCGCCCTGCGTCTCCTGCTGAGCCGCATCGACGAGCGGACGAAGCCGCCCGGCCCCGAGTCGCTGGTCCCGGTGGACCTGGTGGTCCGGGCGAGCAGCGGTGCGGCGCCGGGCCGCTGA
- a CDS encoding PLP-dependent aminotransferase family protein has protein sequence MDAMGRSTKSSSEGSKTASATPGADTALGSDFLQLDIGQAPPGGRTAWLADRLRSAIADGRLPVGTRLPASRVLAGELRVTRGVVTEAYRRLAESGQIAGRGRLGTVVVAAPAAPVAPAGPRESAHEASVPGPGSALFASAVRDGVVDALRALPCRIDLSPGLPDLAAFPRTAWLRAERAVLAGVTPADFGYGDPRGAPALRRAVVGWLARNRGIRADPDEVVVVAGVAQAFSLLGKLLRAEGVHRVAVEDPGSLGARQQLEYGGHTVVPVPVDAGGLDVGALRACGARAVLTTPAHQFPTGVVLDGERRRELLSWAAAGGVVIEDDYDAEHRYDRPPVPALRSLLPDGVCYAGSVSKLLAPALRVGWLLVPPDRLDAVVTAKRYADLGNGILTQLVLARLMDSGELERHLRHVRQRHRRRRDAMLRAVETRLPGARVHGAAAGLHLMVTFDDLGAGLRDTDLAAAALERGVKVHPLSWHRLTPGPPGLVLGYAAGAAHEVDEGIALVGEALGSLTGGG, from the coding sequence ATGGACGCCATGGGCAGGTCCACGAAGTCATCGTCCGAGGGGTCCAAAACCGCGTCCGCCACGCCGGGTGCCGATACGGCCCTGGGCTCGGACTTCCTCCAGCTGGACATCGGACAGGCACCGCCCGGCGGCCGTACCGCCTGGCTCGCCGACCGGTTGCGGTCGGCCATCGCCGACGGCCGGCTGCCCGTCGGGACCCGGCTGCCCGCCAGCCGGGTCCTCGCCGGTGAACTGCGCGTCACCCGGGGCGTGGTCACCGAGGCCTACCGGCGACTCGCCGAGTCCGGCCAGATCGCCGGTCGCGGCCGGCTCGGCACCGTGGTCGTGGCCGCGCCCGCCGCACCCGTCGCGCCCGCCGGCCCGCGCGAGAGCGCGCACGAGGCGTCGGTGCCGGGACCGGGGTCCGCGCTCTTCGCCTCAGCCGTCCGCGACGGCGTCGTGGACGCCCTGCGCGCGCTGCCGTGCCGTATCGACCTCTCCCCGGGCCTCCCCGACCTCGCCGCCTTCCCCCGCACCGCCTGGCTGCGCGCCGAACGCGCCGTCCTCGCGGGCGTCACCCCGGCGGACTTCGGCTACGGCGACCCGCGCGGCGCCCCCGCCCTGCGCCGGGCCGTCGTCGGCTGGCTGGCCCGCAACCGGGGCATCCGCGCCGACCCGGACGAGGTCGTGGTGGTGGCCGGTGTGGCACAGGCCTTCTCCCTGCTCGGGAAGCTCCTGCGGGCCGAGGGCGTCCACCGTGTCGCCGTCGAGGACCCCGGATCGCTCGGCGCGCGCCAGCAGTTGGAGTACGGCGGCCACACCGTCGTGCCCGTGCCCGTGGACGCGGGCGGCCTCGACGTCGGCGCGCTGCGCGCCTGCGGTGCCCGGGCGGTGCTGACGACCCCGGCGCACCAGTTCCCCACCGGCGTCGTCCTCGACGGGGAACGCCGCCGCGAACTGCTGAGCTGGGCCGCCGCCGGCGGGGTGGTCATCGAGGACGACTACGACGCCGAGCACCGCTACGACCGGCCGCCGGTCCCGGCCCTGCGCTCGCTGCTGCCCGACGGGGTCTGCTACGCGGGCAGCGTCTCCAAACTCCTCGCCCCCGCGCTCCGCGTGGGCTGGCTGCTCGTCCCGCCGGACCGGCTGGACGCCGTCGTCACGGCCAAGCGCTACGCCGACCTCGGCAACGGCATCCTCACCCAGCTGGTCCTCGCCCGGCTCATGGACTCCGGCGAGCTGGAACGCCATCTGCGCCATGTCCGGCAGCGCCACCGCAGACGCCGGGACGCGATGCTGCGGGCCGTCGAGACGCGGCTGCCCGGCGCCCGCGTGCACGGGGCGGCCGCCGGCCTGCACCTCATGGTCACCTTCGACGACCTGGGGGCCGGCCTGCGCGACACCGACCTCGCCGCGGCCGCGCTGGAGCGGGGCGTCAAGGTGCACCCCCTGTCCTGGCACCGCCTCACGCCCGGCCCGCCCGGCCTGGTCCTCGGCTACGCGGCGGGCGCCGCCCACGAGGTCGACGAGGGCATCGCGCTGGTGGGAGAGGCACTGGGCTCTCTGACCGGCGGCGGGTGA
- a CDS encoding LacI family DNA-binding transcriptional regulator: MPPASSPRTPPRPGTPATLADVARAAGVSTTTASDALRGHGRVSEPTRRTVLDAARRLDYAPNRNARSLRTSVTGTIGLHVPEFPTNAEYYMSFVFGVAEQAAHAGLDVTLLSSGRLPRVDGLVLCDPVAEDPVVDRLMDAGLPVVTAERYVGDRQPAGVLWSDHETSMTGLLDHLRARGARRPAFLACDVTFDWALTLQDTYARWCAERGVPRLQHAAPLGAPPPVLRAAVRELLAGAPETDALVCAADGAAAAVLPEIRAAGRVVGEDLLLASCVDSQAMRTAEPPITAIDLKPRQMGVECARLLGEILSGEAPHGTTRTLPVETVFRASTDRASTDRTATLS; this comes from the coding sequence ATGCCACCTGCCAGCAGCCCGCGCACCCCGCCCCGCCCCGGGACCCCCGCCACCCTCGCCGACGTCGCCCGTGCGGCGGGGGTCTCCACGACCACGGCCTCCGACGCGCTGCGCGGCCACGGCCGGGTGTCCGAGCCGACCCGCCGGACGGTCCTGGACGCCGCCCGGCGCCTGGACTACGCGCCCAACCGCAACGCCCGCAGCCTGCGCACCTCCGTCACCGGCACCATCGGACTGCACGTCCCGGAGTTCCCCACCAACGCCGAGTACTACATGTCGTTCGTGTTCGGGGTCGCCGAACAGGCCGCCCACGCCGGGCTCGACGTCACCCTGCTGTCCTCCGGGCGCCTCCCGCGGGTCGACGGGCTGGTGCTGTGCGACCCGGTCGCCGAGGACCCCGTCGTCGACCGGCTGATGGACGCGGGCCTGCCGGTCGTCACCGCCGAGCGCTACGTCGGCGACCGGCAGCCCGCAGGGGTGCTCTGGTCCGACCACGAGACGTCCATGACCGGGCTCCTCGACCATCTGCGCGCGAGGGGCGCCCGCAGGCCCGCGTTCCTCGCCTGCGACGTCACCTTCGACTGGGCCCTCACCCTCCAGGACACCTACGCCCGCTGGTGCGCAGAACGCGGCGTGCCCCGGCTCCAGCACGCGGCACCCCTCGGCGCCCCGCCACCCGTACTCCGGGCTGCCGTACGGGAGTTGCTCGCCGGGGCACCGGAGACCGACGCGCTCGTGTGCGCCGCCGACGGGGCCGCCGCGGCCGTCCTCCCCGAGATCAGGGCCGCGGGCCGGGTCGTGGGCGAGGACCTGCTGCTGGCCTCCTGCGTCGACAGCCAGGCGATGCGGACCGCCGAACCGCCGATCACCGCGATCGACCTGAAGCCACGTCAGATGGGCGTGGAGTGCGCCCGGTTGCTGGGCGAGATCCTCTCCGGCGAGGCCCCCCACGGCACCACCCGGACCCTGCCCGTCGAGACGGTCTTCCGCGCCTCCACCGACCGCGCCTCCACCGACCGGACCGCGACGCTCTCGTGA
- a CDS encoding lectin: MSSSLRRGRLAAFAALGAVLTALCTVTPAHAASGTITGLAGKCVDVAGASTANGTAVQLYDCNGTGAQIWSNPGDGTLRALGKCLDVADRSTADGAAVQLWDCSGGANQQWVVSGARDIVNPAANKCLDVRDNNSANGTRLQIWTCAGTANQKWNAPAGGGGSQPSGFVVSEAQFNQMFPSRNSFYTYSGLVAALNAYPGFANTGSDTVRKQEAAAFLANVNHETGGLVHIVEQNTANYPHYCDWNQPYGCPAGQAAYYGRGPIQLSWNFNYKAAGDALGIDLLNNPWLVQNDSAVAWKTGLWYWNTQSGPGTMTPHNAMVNQAGFGQTIRSINGSLECDGRNPAQVQSRVDAYNRFTSILGVAPGGNLYC, encoded by the coding sequence ATGTCCTCATCCCTCCGCAGAGGCCGGCTCGCGGCCTTCGCCGCCCTCGGCGCCGTGCTCACCGCGCTGTGCACGGTGACCCCCGCCCACGCCGCCTCCGGCACCATCACCGGCCTCGCCGGCAAGTGCGTCGACGTGGCGGGCGCGTCCACCGCCAACGGCACGGCCGTACAGCTCTACGACTGCAACGGAACCGGCGCCCAGATCTGGTCCAACCCCGGTGACGGGACCCTGCGGGCGCTCGGCAAGTGTCTCGACGTCGCCGACCGCAGCACCGCCGACGGGGCGGCCGTACAGCTGTGGGACTGCTCGGGCGGCGCCAACCAGCAGTGGGTGGTCTCCGGCGCGCGGGACATCGTCAACCCGGCGGCGAACAAGTGCCTGGACGTGCGGGACAACAACAGCGCCAACGGCACCCGGTTGCAGATCTGGACCTGTGCCGGCACCGCCAACCAGAAGTGGAACGCGCCCGCGGGCGGCGGCGGGAGCCAGCCCTCCGGATTCGTCGTCAGCGAGGCGCAGTTCAACCAGATGTTCCCGAGCCGGAACTCCTTCTACACCTACAGCGGCCTGGTGGCGGCGTTGAACGCCTACCCCGGCTTCGCGAACACCGGCAGCGACACGGTGAGGAAGCAGGAGGCGGCCGCCTTCCTCGCCAACGTGAACCACGAGACGGGCGGGCTGGTGCACATCGTCGAGCAGAACACCGCCAACTACCCGCACTACTGCGACTGGAACCAGCCGTACGGCTGCCCGGCGGGTCAGGCCGCCTACTACGGGCGCGGTCCGATCCAGCTGTCGTGGAACTTCAACTACAAGGCCGCGGGCGACGCGTTGGGGATCGATCTGCTCAACAACCCCTGGCTGGTGCAGAACGACTCGGCCGTGGCGTGGAAGACCGGCCTCTGGTACTGGAACACCCAGTCCGGACCCGGCACCATGACCCCGCACAACGCCATGGTCAACCAGGCCGGGTTCGGTCAGACGATCCGTTCCATCAACGGCTCACTGGAGTGCGACGGCCGCAACCCGGCCCAGGTGCAGAGCCGGGTCGACGCCTACAACCGCTTCACGTCGATCCTCGGGGTCGCTCCCGGAGGCAACCTGTACTGCTGA